One segment of Nothobranchius furzeri strain GRZ-AD chromosome 13, NfurGRZ-RIMD1, whole genome shotgun sequence DNA contains the following:
- the p2ry1 gene encoding P2Y purinoceptor 1, with amino-acid sequence MTTDLNLTSLMNITELGNQTRGCNLTKTGFQFYYLPTVYIMVFITGLVGNSLAIWMFVFHMRPWSSISVYMFNLALADFCYVLSLPFLIFYYFNKTDWIFGDVMCRLQRFIFHVNLYGSILFLTCISVHRYTGVVHPLKSLGRLKKKNAVITSALVWLVVIIAISPILYYSRTGLKRNATTCYDTTTEDELPGYFIYSMTLTVFGFCIPFIIIFCCYGMIVKALIYNDMNNAPLRQKSIHLVIIVLAVFAVSYLPFHVMKNLNMRARLYFQSPDMCEFNNRVYATYQVTRGLASLNSCVDPILYFLAGDTFRRKLSRATKKPSRKGDTVLQSKSEETALNSLAEYVENGERRP; translated from the coding sequence ATGACCACAGACTTGAACCTGACGTCTCTAATGAACATAACTGAACTCGGCAACCAAACAAGAGGATGCAACCTCACCAAGACCGGATTCCAGTTCTACTACCTGCCCACTGTCTACATCATGGTCTTCATCACGGGGCTGGTGGGCAACAGCCTGGCCATTTGGATGTTCGTGTTCCACATGAGACCGTGGAGCAGCATCTCCGTCTACATGTTCAACCTAGCCCTGGCTGACTTCTGCTACGTCCTCTCTCTGCCCTTCCTCATCTTTTACTATTTCAACAAAACAGACTGGATATTTGGGGATGTGATGTGTCGACTGCAGCGCTTCATCTTCCATGTGAATCTTTATGGGAGTATTTTGTTTCTCACTTGCATCAGTGTTCACAGGTACACAGGGGTGGTGCATCCACTCAAGTCTTTGGGTAGATTAAAGAAGAAAAATGCCGTCATCACCAGCGCGCTTGTGTGGTTGGTAGTTATTATCGCCATTTCACCGATTCTTTATTACTCCAGGACTGGTTTGAAGCGTAACGCAACCACTTGTTATGATACCACCACTGAGGACGAGTTACCGGGGTATTTCATCTACAGCATGACTTTGACTGTGTTTGGCTTCTGTATCCCTTTCATCATCATATTCTGTTGCTACGGCATGATCGTCAAGGCGTTGATCTACAACGACATGAACAACGCGCCCCTCCGGCAGAAATCCATCCACCTGGTAATCATAGTCCTCGCGGTCTTTGCCGTCTCTTACCTGCCTTTCCACGTTATGAAAAACCTCAACATGCGGGCCAGGTTGTATTTCCAGAGCCCGGACATGTGCGAGTTCAACAACCGCGTCTACGCCACGTACCAGGTGACGCGGGGGCTGGCAAGCCTCAACAGCTGTGTGGATCCCATTCTTTACTTCCTGGCAGGAGACACCTTCAGGAGGAAGCTGTCGAGGGCCACGAAAAAGCCGTCCAGGAAGGGGGACACCGTCCTTCAGTCCAAAAGCGAGGAGACGGCTCTCAACAGCCTGGCTGAGTATGTGGAGAACGGAGAACGAAGACCATGA